One window of the Pedobacter ginsengisoli genome contains the following:
- a CDS encoding DUF4290 domain-containing protein, which translates to MNFDYNTTRNELILAEYGRNVQNMVKYIIELPDREERNKYAQAVIDLMGFLNPHLRDVADFKHKLWDHLHIISGYKIDVDSPYPKPTPEAALIKPNHIGYPQQKIKYKHYGKTVEVMIEKAKAVDEPERRAAMVQGIANFMKMAYVTWNKDSVADETIFKNLRELSGGQLQLDDNINLNKVEFKPVVSRPSNNNNRNRNNKGRQNNNNRQQRNNNPKQRH; encoded by the coding sequence ATGAATTTCGACTATAATACCACAAGAAACGAATTAATTCTGGCCGAATATGGCCGTAATGTACAGAACATGGTTAAGTACATTATAGAATTACCCGATCGTGAAGAACGTAATAAATATGCTCAGGCGGTAATTGACCTAATGGGATTCTTAAATCCTCATTTACGGGATGTTGCCGATTTTAAACATAAACTTTGGGACCATTTACATATTATATCAGGTTATAAGATAGATGTAGATAGCCCTTACCCTAAGCCTACCCCTGAAGCGGCTTTAATAAAACCTAATCATATTGGGTATCCTCAGCAAAAAATAAAATACAAACATTACGGCAAAACCGTTGAAGTAATGATTGAAAAAGCTAAAGCTGTTGATGAACCGGAACGCAGAGCTGCAATGGTACAAGGTATAGCAAATTTCATGAAAATGGCTTACGTTACCTGGAATAAAGATAGCGTAGCTGATGAAACAATCTTCAAAAATTTACGTGAACTATCTGGCGGTCAGCTTCAATTAGACGACAATATTAACTTAAATAAGGTTGAATTTAAACCTGTTGTAAGCAGACCTTCTAATAACAACAACCGAAATAGAAATAACAAAGGCCGACAAAATAACAACAACCGTCAGCAACGTAATAATAATCCTAAACAAAGACATTAA
- a CDS encoding ATP-dependent helicase produces MDYLAGLNPQQRAAVENTQGPAMIVAGAGSGKTRVITYRVAHLIQKGVDPFNILVLTFTNKASKDMRERIMKVVGPEAKNIWMGTFHSVFSKILRVEAEKIGYPSNFTIYDTDDSKSLIRSILKELQLDDKLYNANFVYNRISSAKNNLVSYSEYLQSPEIQAEDISNKRPLMGSIYETYTKRCFKAGAMDFDDLLFKTNVLLKNHPDVLNKYQQKFKYLMVDEYQDTNFSQYTIVKKLAAAYQNICVVGDDAQSIYAFRGANIQNILNFERDYPDLQVYKLEQNYRSTQNIVEVANSIIANNKNQLEKNVFSDNEAGDRIKVQRAFTDNEEGKLVAEAIVQDRSSNGLKFNDFAILYRTNAQSRAMEEALRKLNIPYKIYGGLSFYQRKEIKDLIAYFRLTFNPSDEEAIKRVINYPRRGLGDTTVEKIIVAADKHDITMWQVICNPQQYIEGRIANQLNDFAMLIQSFAAESKKLDAYETALYIAQHSGILKELHTDDSIEGRSRYENIQELLNGIKEFAEREDIEDRSLAIFMQDIALLTNDDRQDEKDKDTVSLMTIHSAKGLEFKNVFVVGLEENLFPSQMSLNSRTDLEEERRLFYVAITRAEKKLTLTYATSRYRWGTLTNCEPSRFINEINARYLEIEVVKPAKSNLGQDSFDNERRSWTQQRDSFSKPKPAMTSSSGTATGTSSPAARPKTTSLLPKAHVPTPGFAPDAANLFQNGMEVEHEKFGFGKIVNLEGTLPDVKATVFFQGLGNKQLLLKFAKLRIVK; encoded by the coding sequence TTGGATTATTTAGCAGGTTTAAACCCCCAACAACGCGCAGCAGTAGAAAACACACAAGGCCCGGCAATGATTGTTGCAGGTGCTGGCTCCGGTAAAACGCGTGTAATTACATATAGAGTAGCCCATCTGATTCAAAAAGGTGTGGATCCATTTAATATTCTTGTACTTACCTTTACCAATAAGGCATCTAAAGACATGCGCGAGAGGATTATGAAAGTAGTTGGTCCGGAAGCTAAAAACATCTGGATGGGTACTTTTCACTCTGTGTTCTCTAAAATATTAAGGGTTGAAGCTGAAAAAATTGGTTATCCGTCGAACTTTACAATTTATGATACTGACGACAGCAAAAGTCTGATCAGATCTATATTGAAAGAGTTGCAGCTTGACGACAAATTGTACAACGCCAACTTTGTTTACAACAGAATCTCATCTGCTAAAAACAACCTGGTTTCTTATTCTGAGTATCTTCAGAGTCCTGAAATTCAGGCCGAAGACATTAGCAATAAACGCCCTTTAATGGGTTCCATTTACGAAACATATACCAAACGGTGCTTTAAAGCCGGGGCAATGGATTTTGATGATTTACTTTTCAAAACCAATGTTTTGCTTAAAAACCATCCGGATGTATTAAATAAATACCAGCAGAAATTTAAATACCTGATGGTTGATGAGTACCAGGATACCAACTTTTCGCAATATACGATTGTAAAAAAACTGGCTGCTGCGTACCAAAACATATGTGTTGTGGGTGATGATGCACAAAGTATTTATGCTTTTAGGGGTGCAAATATCCAGAACATATTAAACTTTGAGCGCGATTATCCTGATTTGCAGGTGTATAAATTAGAGCAGAACTACCGCTCTACCCAAAACATTGTTGAAGTTGCAAACAGCATCATTGCAAATAACAAAAACCAGCTTGAAAAGAACGTTTTCTCTGATAATGAGGCTGGCGACAGGATTAAAGTTCAACGTGCGTTTACAGACAATGAGGAAGGTAAATTAGTTGCCGAAGCCATTGTTCAGGACCGTAGTTCGAATGGACTTAAATTTAACGATTTTGCCATTTTATATAGAACAAATGCCCAATCAAGGGCTATGGAGGAGGCTTTAAGAAAACTTAATATTCCTTATAAAATATACGGAGGCCTCTCCTTCTATCAGCGTAAAGAGATAAAAGATTTAATTGCTTACTTCCGCTTAACCTTTAATCCGAGTGATGAGGAGGCTATAAAAAGGGTAATCAATTACCCTCGCCGTGGACTTGGAGATACTACCGTTGAAAAGATCATAGTTGCTGCCGATAAGCATGACATCACCATGTGGCAGGTAATATGCAATCCGCAACAATATATAGAAGGAAGGATAGCAAATCAGTTGAATGATTTTGCAATGCTGATACAAAGCTTTGCTGCAGAGTCTAAAAAACTGGATGCTTACGAAACCGCACTCTATATTGCACAACACTCTGGCATATTAAAAGAATTACATACCGACGATAGTATTGAAGGCCGTAGCCGATACGAAAACATTCAGGAGTTACTAAATGGTATAAAAGAATTTGCTGAACGTGAGGATATTGAGGACAGGAGTCTTGCAATTTTTATGCAGGATATTGCTTTATTAACCAACGACGACAGACAGGATGAAAAAGATAAAGATACGGTTTCGTTAATGACCATCCACTCTGCAAAAGGACTGGAGTTTAAAAACGTATTCGTTGTTGGCTTGGAAGAGAACCTTTTCCCATCACAAATGAGTCTGAACTCGCGTACTGATCTGGAGGAAGAACGTCGCTTATTTTATGTGGCTATAACAAGGGCCGAGAAAAAGCTGACTTTAACATATGCTACTTCAAGATACCGCTGGGGAACTTTAACAAACTGTGAACCAAGCAGGTTCATTAATGAAATTAATGCCCGTTATTTAGAAATTGAGGTTGTAAAACCTGCCAAAAGCAATTTAGGACAGGATAGTTTTGATAACGAACGCAGAAGCTGGACACAGCAAAGGGATAGCTTTAGCAAACCAAAACCTGCGATGACAAGTTCGTCGGGCACTGCAACAGGAACAAGCTCTCCTGCTGCCCGTCCAAAAACCACTTCATTGCTTCCAAAGGCTCACGTACCAACTCCTGGTTTTGCTCCGGATGCTGCTAATTTGTTCCAAAATGGCATGGAAGTAGAGCATGAGAAGTTTGGTTTTGGTAAAATTGTTAATTTAGAAGGCACTTTACCTGATGTAAAAGCTACTGTATTTTTTCAGGGACTGGGTAATAAGCAGTTATTATTAAAATTTGCTAAATTGCGAATTGTTAAATAA
- a CDS encoding DUF6266 family protein, whose amino-acid sequence MKKGILGAISGKIGPVIGGIWKGIPYLRQLPKKKTKKTKSPAQIESRQKLRFMNELLVPFHPYVSIGFMHHAEHRTEISAAFSENYHKAVIGSYPNYMVAYHEFVISKGNLPMVEDVTMELQAPDVLKLNWSKNDIKNTSFDDQVMLVIYCPELHKTDGFSGGVKRTEKQCTFKFNPGMAGKRLEVYVSISSLNRKKIGNSKYLGSIQ is encoded by the coding sequence ATGAAAAAAGGGATCTTAGGCGCAATATCTGGTAAGATAGGCCCTGTAATTGGAGGAATATGGAAAGGTATTCCTTATTTACGTCAACTTCCAAAGAAAAAAACCAAGAAAACAAAGAGCCCTGCTCAAATAGAAAGCAGGCAAAAGTTAAGGTTCATGAATGAACTGCTGGTACCTTTCCACCCTTATGTTTCAATCGGCTTTATGCATCATGCAGAGCATAGAACAGAGATTAGTGCAGCTTTTTCTGAGAATTATCATAAGGCCGTTATTGGTTCATATCCAAATTACATGGTAGCTTACCATGAATTTGTAATCAGCAAAGGCAATTTACCGATGGTTGAAGATGTAACAATGGAGCTGCAGGCTCCCGACGTTTTAAAGCTTAACTGGTCTAAGAACGACATTAAAAATACATCTTTTGATGATCAGGTTATGCTGGTAATTTATTGCCCTGAACTGCATAAAACAGATGGTTTTTCTGGAGGTGTAAAGCGCACCGAGAAACAGTGTACTTTTAAATTTAACCCTGGAATGGCAGGCAAAAGGCTTGAAGTTTATGTAAGTATTAGTTCTTTAAACAGGAAGAAAATAGGAAACAGCAAGTACCTGGGAAGTATCCAGTAA
- a CDS encoding PH domain-containing protein: MITAETNKEYDFSTPRKQSASGIIIMFANSFQHIVRALALPLILIIVKSKDSGNLALILIVFLSLLTIVLALYAYFSYQKFTFFLDEKKQEFIINSGIFSKTSLTIQLNKIQQVNINQNLLQQVVGVYSLEIDTAGSEKKEASIKAIDHATATILKQKLLSRDLAENETTNIQADDQLIKSAPPLLKLSINTLLKIGITTNYGASLLLLTGFIFGAFQLFKDYTDALDIEREQFTKMFSQGITIFSLCFLVAFSLIIILATNIIRTFIKYFNFKIIKQKGALAVSSGLFTHKNVLLTPNKVQLSAYSQNYFQKKFDLLNIKIKQASFDSADKEDNKKSDIEIPGCDEHERDEVLKMILSNVPAKGAELAPNYRFIFLQTMIWIVFPISVFALLSIYALPLLKNYLLMVIPYIIVVGTMLYFEFKRHRLYVDEQFIIKRSGIWDVEHEIIEPHKIQAITAKQYFWHKAADVGHLIIHTAAGVIHFKYGNYTHIKSLVNYWTYKIEVSKKDWM, translated from the coding sequence ATGATAACGGCAGAAACCAATAAGGAATACGATTTTTCCACACCACGAAAACAATCGGCATCAGGCATCATTATCATGTTTGCCAATAGTTTTCAGCATATAGTAAGGGCTTTGGCACTTCCCCTTATCCTGATTATTGTTAAATCAAAAGACTCAGGCAACCTTGCACTTATCCTTATCGTTTTTTTATCCTTACTAACCATTGTTCTGGCACTATATGCTTATTTCAGCTACCAAAAATTCACTTTTTTTCTGGACGAGAAGAAACAGGAATTCATTATAAATAGTGGCATTTTCAGCAAAACCTCACTTACTATTCAACTCAATAAAATACAACAAGTTAATATAAATCAGAACCTATTGCAACAAGTAGTTGGCGTATACAGTCTGGAAATTGACACTGCCGGAAGCGAAAAGAAAGAAGCCAGCATTAAGGCCATAGACCACGCTACAGCAACTATTCTTAAACAAAAATTGCTGAGCCGAGACCTGGCAGAAAATGAGACTACCAATATCCAAGCCGACGATCAGCTTATAAAATCAGCTCCCCCATTACTTAAATTAAGCATCAATACATTACTCAAAATAGGCATAACTACCAATTACGGAGCTAGTTTATTGTTATTAACAGGTTTCATTTTTGGAGCTTTCCAATTATTTAAAGACTATACAGATGCGCTGGATATTGAAAGAGAACAATTTACAAAGATGTTTAGTCAGGGTATTACCATTTTCTCACTCTGCTTTTTGGTAGCATTTTCTTTAATCATCATTCTGGCAACCAACATTATCAGAACATTTATAAAATATTTCAACTTCAAGATCATTAAGCAAAAAGGGGCACTTGCAGTTAGTTCTGGCCTTTTTACACACAAAAACGTACTCTTAACTCCTAACAAAGTTCAGTTAAGCGCATACAGTCAGAACTATTTCCAGAAAAAATTCGATCTGCTGAACATAAAAATTAAACAAGCTTCATTTGATTCAGCAGATAAGGAAGACAATAAAAAATCAGATATAGAAATTCCTGGCTGTGATGAACACGAGCGTGATGAAGTTTTAAAGATGATTCTTAGTAATGTGCCGGCCAAAGGAGCCGAGCTTGCCCCAAACTATCGCTTCATCTTTCTGCAAACAATGATCTGGATTGTATTTCCAATATCAGTATTCGCACTGTTAAGTATCTATGCCCTACCCTTGTTAAAAAACTATTTACTTATGGTTATACCATATATAATAGTGGTAGGCACAATGCTGTATTTCGAATTTAAGCGCCACAGATTATATGTTGATGAGCAATTTATAATTAAAAGAAGTGGCATTTGGGATGTAGAACACGAGATTATTGAACCGCATAAAATTCAGGCAATAACGGCCAAGCAGTACTTTTGGCATAAAGCTGCAGATGTGGGTCATTTAATAATCCACACTGCAGCAGGTGTAATTCACTTTAAATATGGAAACTATACCCATATTAAAAGCCTTGTAAACTATTGGACTTATAAGATTGAGGTTTCCAAAAAAGATTGGATGTAA
- a CDS encoding PH domain-containing protein, with protein MQEFTNETLDTSSLPKYQEVQLNSLSMKYWNVILINIFLFLLFAGIGIAALLIFSADARSYTLAILSIYGVIALLLVLLYRTSLKKRGFAVREKDILYTSGIIALSTTIVPFSRIQHIALDEGLFSRIYGLGELRIFTAGGSSGSLHIPGIEIDNAKSIKELLMKQINEAD; from the coding sequence ATGCAGGAATTCACTAATGAAACATTAGACACCAGTTCATTACCAAAGTACCAGGAAGTTCAGCTTAACTCCCTTAGCATGAAATACTGGAATGTAATATTGATAAATATCTTTCTCTTTTTACTATTTGCGGGTATTGGCATTGCAGCTCTTTTAATTTTTAGTGCCGACGCAAGATCTTACACATTAGCAATACTAAGTATTTATGGCGTAATTGCCCTTTTATTAGTTCTTTTATACAGAACCAGTCTTAAAAAAAGAGGATTTGCTGTTAGAGAAAAAGATATTCTTTACACCAGTGGGATCATTGCATTATCAACCACAATAGTTCCTTTTTCCAGAATACAGCATATTGCTTTAGACGAAGGCTTGTTTTCAAGAATATACGGTTTAGGCGAATTAAGAATTTTTACTGCCGGAGGGAGTTCAGGCAGTCTACATATCCCCGGAATTGAAATCGACAATGCAAAAAGCATTAAGGAATTGCTCATGAAACAAATAAATGAAGCAGATTAA
- a CDS encoding dipeptidase — translation MQEIKKYVEENKQRFLDELFELLRFPSVSADPKYKGDVLKTADYVAQKLKDAGADKVEICETAGYPIVYGEKIVDESLPTVLIYGHYDVQPADPLELWKTPPFEPTVRDGKIYARGACDDKGQFYMHVKAFELMMKTNTLACNVKFMIEGEEEVGSANLGIFVNANKERLKADVVLISDTSMISMENPSIETGLRGLAYMEVEVVGPNRDLHSGVYGGAVANPITILCKMIASLHDENNHITIPAFYDKVIELTDAEKTALNAAPFDLKEYKEDLDIAAEWGEKGYSTLERTGTRPTLEVNGIWGGYIGEGAKTVLPSKANAKISMRLVPNQSSDEIAEIFTKHFESIAPDYVKVKVTAHHGGEPVVTPTDSVAYRAAEQAIVDSFGKKPIPTRGGGSIPIVALFESALGIKSVLFGFGLDSDALHSPNEKYDIYNYYKGIETLPLFHKYFAELSK, via the coding sequence ATGCAAGAAATCAAAAAATATGTTGAAGAAAACAAGCAACGCTTTTTAGATGAGTTGTTTGAATTGTTGCGCTTCCCATCGGTTAGTGCTGATCCAAAATACAAGGGAGATGTACTGAAAACTGCTGATTATGTTGCCCAAAAACTTAAAGACGCGGGTGCCGATAAAGTAGAAATCTGTGAAACTGCCGGTTATCCAATCGTTTACGGAGAGAAAATTGTTGACGAAAGTCTCCCTACGGTATTAATTTACGGGCACTATGATGTGCAGCCTGCAGATCCGTTGGAATTATGGAAAACGCCTCCGTTTGAACCTACTGTACGCGATGGTAAAATCTACGCTCGCGGTGCTTGTGATGATAAAGGCCAGTTTTATATGCATGTAAAGGCTTTTGAATTGATGATGAAAACGAACACACTTGCATGTAACGTGAAATTCATGATAGAGGGCGAGGAAGAAGTTGGTTCTGCAAATCTTGGCATCTTTGTAAATGCTAATAAAGAACGTTTAAAAGCTGATGTGGTATTGATTTCTGATACTTCAATGATCAGTATGGAAAACCCGTCAATTGAAACAGGCTTGCGCGGTTTGGCTTATATGGAGGTTGAAGTTGTTGGTCCGAATCGCGATTTGCACTCCGGCGTATATGGTGGTGCGGTAGCAAACCCAATTACTATATTGTGTAAAATGATTGCTTCGTTACATGACGAAAACAATCACATTACCATACCTGCTTTTTATGATAAAGTAATTGAACTTACAGATGCAGAGAAAACAGCTTTAAATGCTGCTCCATTTGATTTGAAAGAGTATAAAGAAGACCTGGATATTGCAGCTGAATGGGGAGAGAAGGGTTACTCGACATTAGAACGTACCGGAACAAGACCAACTTTAGAGGTAAACGGAATTTGGGGTGGCTATATAGGAGAGGGTGCTAAAACTGTACTTCCTTCAAAAGCTAATGCTAAAATTTCTATGCGTTTAGTGCCTAATCAAAGTTCTGATGAAATTGCTGAGATTTTCACTAAGCATTTTGAGTCTATAGCACCTGATTATGTTAAAGTTAAAGTTACTGCGCATCATGGTGGTGAGCCGGTAGTAACACCTACTGATAGTGTAGCTTATCGTGCTGCTGAGCAGGCTATTGTTGATTCTTTTGGTAAAAAGCCTATTCCTACACGTGGTGGCGGAAGTATTCCTATTGTTGCTTTGTTTGAAAGTGCTTTAGGTATTAAATCTGTGCTTTTTGGTTTTGGTTTGGATAGCGATGCGCTGCACTCGCCAAATGAAAAGTATGATATTTATAATTACTATAAAGGAATTGAAACATTGCCTTTGTTCCATAAATATTTTGCGGAATTGAGTAAATAG
- a CDS encoding glycoside hydrolase family 25 protein, with protein sequence MPPAQRKTPVSQKTSVPRKSTVPRKRAAPRKKQTKKKPWPMQVKFLLVAVLLVLLSPLYYAYIIKGFTSTWRWLKDLGEDPAYRTYRSFNIRIPKNYNIHGIDVSYYQGKIDWKRVKAMEEDDVRVHFAFIKATEGMLSVDPYFQRNWREAAKVGIVCGAYHFFRPQKSGSWQAKFFLQTVKFEAGDLPPVVDIEQLNGTSPANMRAQLREFVSYIEKREQVKPIIYTGLSFYNDYLKGYFDDYPLWIAHYHQPKLKVNEATKWFFWQHSDKARISGINHVVDFNVFKGDSTAFKQMLIK encoded by the coding sequence ATGCCGCCAGCACAAAGAAAAACACCCGTTTCGCAAAAGACTTCTGTTCCACGAAAATCTACTGTACCACGTAAAAGAGCTGCTCCCCGAAAAAAGCAAACAAAGAAAAAGCCATGGCCAATGCAGGTTAAGTTTTTGCTTGTTGCTGTGTTACTTGTTCTGCTATCGCCTCTTTATTATGCCTATATCATTAAGGGATTTACTTCGACCTGGAGATGGTTAAAAGATTTGGGTGAGGATCCAGCATATCGTACCTATCGCAGCTTTAATATCCGGATACCAAAAAATTATAATATACATGGTATAGATGTTTCTTATTATCAGGGTAAGATAGATTGGAAAAGGGTTAAGGCGATGGAAGAAGATGATGTGCGCGTGCATTTTGCGTTTATAAAAGCAACAGAGGGAATGCTTAGCGTTGATCCGTATTTTCAGCGAAACTGGCGCGAAGCTGCCAAAGTAGGTATTGTGTGTGGTGCATACCATTTTTTCAGACCGCAGAAATCGGGTAGCTGGCAGGCTAAGTTCTTTCTGCAAACTGTAAAATTTGAAGCCGGTGATTTGCCTCCTGTTGTTGACATAGAACAATTAAACGGCACTTCGCCTGCAAATATGCGAGCGCAATTAAGGGAATTTGTTTCTTATATAGAGAAGAGAGAACAGGTAAAGCCCATTATTTATACCGGGCTTTCGTTTTATAATGACTATTTAAAGGGCTATTTTGATGATTATCCTTTGTGGATTGCTCACTATCATCAGCCAAAGCTTAAAGTTAACGAAGCTACTAAGTGGTTCTTTTGGCAGCATTCTGATAAAGCAAGAATTTCGGGCATTAATCATGTGGTGGATTTTAATGTTTTTAAAGGCGATAGTACGGCGTTTAAACAAATGCTGATCAAATAA
- a CDS encoding RNA polymerase sigma-70 factor gives MQELVIRILENEDESAFNELYEKHAHKFFRFAESFVGEREVAEEIVNDVLVRLWVERKENLRIKNMQVYLYTSIKNASLNHLRSISSKRNNEMKVTEAYYFHLSVDPSQILISKELSDNMLRAINELPARCKLIFKMVKEDDLSCKEVASILGLSDKTVFAQLAIALKKLDSAIHSK, from the coding sequence ATGCAGGAGCTGGTTATTCGCATTCTGGAAAATGAGGACGAATCTGCATTTAATGAGCTTTACGAAAAGCATGCACATAAGTTTTTCCGGTTCGCAGAGTCATTTGTGGGAGAGCGGGAGGTTGCCGAAGAAATTGTAAATGATGTATTAGTAAGACTTTGGGTTGAACGAAAAGAGAACTTGCGGATCAAAAATATGCAGGTTTACCTTTATACATCAATAAAAAATGCCTCTTTAAATCATTTACGCAGTATATCTTCTAAAAGAAATAATGAAATGAAGGTAACGGAAGCGTATTATTTTCATTTATCTGTAGATCCATCCCAAATTTTGATCAGTAAGGAATTATCTGATAATATGTTACGCGCTATTAATGAGTTACCTGCCAGATGTAAACTCATCTTTAAAATGGTGAAGGAAGATGATTTGTCCTGTAAAGAGGTAGCAAGCATTCTAGGCCTTTCTGATAAGACTGTATTTGCGCAACTGGCCATTGCCCTTAAAAAACTCGATTCAGCAATTCACAGTAAATAG
- a CDS encoding FecR family protein, translating into MIKSRFIELMAKSISKSSTPEELAELEEFFIHFPEYRKMQAFTDALTTEEKEPDTLVEQSDINKKIDGLWDKIRIEESKGTPAKEAKMDSLIYWKWAAAVLLMGMLTVFFFYGRKPAASDQFAGSEMHRIYVPFGETKDVKLSDGTKVKLNAGSTFTYPEVFSASSREVTLKGEGFFEVQKNPKRPFLVHTDKLIVKVLGTVFNVKAYATDKKVETTLLSGKILVELNDKPEKKIVMMPNEKLTVANDLEHGRNDYKKAAALAYQLERLSEVNAQDVKEIAWLNNKMIFTNESFEEVGKQIERRFDVKIVFDDEALKKEEISGVFEEESLEQALSLIKMTTPFKFRRDKGVVHLSAQ; encoded by the coding sequence ATGATAAAATCCAGGTTTATTGAATTAATGGCCAAAAGCATCTCGAAGTCTTCAACACCTGAAGAATTAGCGGAGCTGGAGGAATTTTTTATTCATTTTCCGGAATATAGAAAAATGCAGGCTTTTACTGATGCATTAACTACAGAGGAAAAAGAACCAGACACTTTAGTAGAGCAAAGTGATATTAATAAAAAGATTGATGGGCTTTGGGATAAGATCAGAATAGAAGAAAGCAAAGGTACACCTGCCAAGGAGGCTAAGATGGACTCATTAATATACTGGAAGTGGGCAGCTGCTGTGTTACTAATGGGAATGTTAACAGTGTTTTTTTTCTACGGAAGAAAACCAGCTGCTTCAGATCAGTTTGCAGGTTCAGAAATGCACCGGATCTATGTTCCTTTTGGGGAAACCAAAGATGTTAAATTGTCTGACGGTACAAAAGTTAAATTAAATGCGGGTAGTACATTTACTTATCCCGAAGTATTCTCAGCTTCAAGCAGAGAAGTAACCTTAAAAGGGGAAGGTTTTTTTGAGGTACAAAAAAATCCTAAAAGACCTTTTCTAGTTCATACCGATAAGTTAATTGTGAAAGTATTAGGAACTGTATTTAATGTTAAGGCTTATGCAACAGATAAGAAGGTTGAAACTACGCTGCTTAGCGGAAAAATACTGGTTGAATTAAATGATAAGCCAGAAAAGAAGATTGTGATGATGCCTAATGAAAAGCTTACTGTTGCTAATGATTTGGAACATGGCAGAAATGATTATAAAAAAGCTGCAGCATTAGCGTATCAGTTGGAGAGGTTGTCTGAAGTCAATGCACAGGACGTTAAGGAGATAGCCTGGCTTAATAATAAAATGATTTTTACGAATGAAAGTTTTGAAGAAGTAGGTAAACAGATTGAGAGACGATTTGATGTAAAAATTGTATTTGACGATGAAGCTTTGAAAAAAGAAGAAATTAGCGGGGTATTTGAAGAAGAATCCCTTGAACAAGCACTCTCATTAATAAAAATGACCACTCCATTTAAGTTTAGAAGAGACAAAGGAGTAGTTCATCTCTCAGCACAATAG